The genomic stretch aatactatattaaattactgCTGATCCCGATTCCCAAAACTTAGTATTACTAAAGAACTCTCTCTCCTGCATTACATGTTCTTTGGTAACTATTGCAGAAGATGTAATTAGTGCTACTGTTTATGAACACATTGTGCAATATACTGGAGACAGTGAAGAATGTAAATACTGGTACCATTTTTCCAGCGAGTACCTGCACCATTTCAGTGCTTTACTGCTGGTTATAGTACATCTATGGGTacaaaacagaagaaaatgCATGTTATTGTAGCTGCAACTCTTATAATTCAACAATAGCTGCATACAGCCCATACATAATTTAGAAGCATCCAAGGCCCACAATCTAAGGTTAGCTTCATGTTCTTCTCATTAAACTAAAACTACAAGGGTCATTAATCTGTACATGACACTTTGTTTACAAATTAACTTGACAGTTCATGTGGCGCTTGTTACGTCAGCCCTAAAACCTTATGGGTTCTAACCAGGAAGCACACAAATCCAGAAAAACACattgtttttttccttcaaagatGACTTCTCCGGTTGGAACATGATCGTATCTATTTCAAATCTAcgggataatatccagttaattatacttgagaggtatttttatcttttcactttttgagtcGACAAAAATACACATCtattataactaattggatattctctTGTTCATTtaaattggagaggatcctaattcactTTGGTTGGTGGACGCATTAAATATTTACCTAAAGCAATAGGTCCTTGGGCTGATCCCATGTTAGCTCTAAGACTTAGGTCTCTCGCTAACTAGAAAGTAAATGCTTAAGCTTGAAAAGCTTTAGGGTCTGGTGGGCTTGTAAAACTCACTAAAATGTAGACTCCTACACTGTCATGTAAGTTTGTAAAAACTATATAATATTctaaactttctttctttcttttttttttttgtaagcagTTGACGGTTCAAGGTtctagtcaaaaaaaaaaatgttgaaaggACAAAGCAGATGCCTAAAAATACAAGCAACCTTCTAGATCAGTAAGGGCCCAAGTGAGCTGTCGTTTAGGGCCATTGGTTGTGGGTGACAATGGAGCCAAAGCCCATTGTAAACCCCAatacttaaaacttaaaagttacaTCCATCTGTGGGCTTTGAACATACAATATGAAGAAAGAGCTATGGCGAGAttacccaaaaagaaagaaaaatacagaaaatgaaaagagagtaaaaaaattaaaaataaataaaatttcattgaagacccctaaactttcacccAATTCGATAAAgtccccctaaacttcaaaatctttcaatttagtcgtctcaactttcaattgctctcaatttggatccctccgtcagattttaaacgttacgtgacatttatacccttgacttttatataaaatttaaacttctaaaatgttttttttacttaaaaacaagaaaaaaacaaaaattatggatatttagtctttttggcatttttaacggttaaaattgaTGGAGGGAATTGAAAGATCAatgaactaaattgagagattttgaagtttataaatggtatttcaaaacgggtgaaagttcaggggtctttagtgaagtttccccttaaaaaaataaaatgcatagTGTGTTCAAAAAGGATAAAGCTTTTCTTCAACTAAAATTCTACGACTTTAATAGAAacttaatttaaacaaaataaaattattggttaaaaatttaaaaatgtaggaTTTGAGTATAAGTATATTTataaaaagtaatgttatatactatatttttcttataacgATGACATGACACCCATAACTAAATATTGAATATTgaatatattcttttaaaatagGAATTGATTTAAGGAGCTGTTAAAGTTATAATGTTATCATTATGAGATATATCTTAAtgaaaaatgtagtatataatattacttatttataaatttaagaaaaaatagtctttttaattaaaacaacaaAGTATTTTATGGGTATATAaatattagggttaataacttttttagtacctcGATTTTAACGTTTTTAGTTTTTCCTCCTTAGGTTTTAAAACTAGATAAATCTGGAACCTCActtatgggaaaagacaaaattaaaatttatgttAGTTTTCGTCAGTCCCaattaacggaattccacggcATCGCCATTAATATCGCGACACgggtcctaaaaattaaaaataattatatatatatatatatatatatatatatatatatatatatatatataatttaaaaaaaaatgaaaattttatggggTGGCTAttttggccaaagggggtggttgGCTTGAGCCACTCCCTTTTTGGCCCTTCGGGGTGGCTAGTCACCCcataaaatttttactttttatttttttatttttataggtttagtttttttattattattattattttatttttaatttttgggacaTGTGTCGCGATATTAGTGAAGGTGATGTGAAATTTCGTTAATTGGGACGGACAGAAATTAACAGACgtattaattttgtcttttctcatAAGTGAGGTACCAAATTTGCCTGGTTTTAAAATgtagaggaaaaaataaaaaccttaaaactgaagtaccaaaaaagttattaattcTAAATATTATGTAAAAATTAAGAACctataaatttcattaaaatcaactaaaaaccCTGGatgcattaaaaaaacacacacaaaaagaaaaaatcaactaATTCAAATTTCTCTCCGACCTTTATATAATTATCTCCGCGaacatgtaagaaaaaaaaaattgcaatatcaCCGAGATAATAACATGCCTATAAtcttaccaaaaataaaaaaaataaaaataaaaataaacatgctTATAAATATAAGAGATATTTATAGAAACTTTCGAACTCCTCTGTGGTAAATCTTTCACTTCTGAAACAGAAGGCAAATCTTGGTTCTTGCTCGTACAAGTACAAGGTTTGCTTCTGAGAAacatcttttcttttgcttttgtttttcgttctcttttgtttctttgtttcttttttctctgtCTCTCATCTTGaacgaaaataaagagagaatttgaggagAAGTTTTTGTTTTGCGTGCATTTGGGTGTAATGGGCAATTGGAGAAATCGTCCCCCGCGTAGAATTTTCCGTCAACCACGAGCTCCATGGCCGCCCCCTGAACCGCACGACCCTGGTCCTCCTCCTGGtaactttaaattattattattattattattttttaatatgtcttAAGATTTTGTTCCTTTTAGTGAATTgggtttgtaatttttgtagaGTCGTTGGACTGGTTGTTTTTCTTGATGGGTTTTATCTGAAATCTATGTTTAATTACTGATTTCTTCTAGTTCATTGATATTCAAGATTTTGATCCTTCTAGTGAATTGGGTTTTGTTCTTTTGTAGAATTGTtgtagtagtttttttttttttttttttattttttttttttatgggttttatcTGAAATCTCAGTTGCAGGACtaatttattctaatttattgaatttttcttattcaatATGTTGATATATTTATTGAATTGGTGTTTGTAATTTTGTAtaattattcatcaaaaaaatgtATAATCGTTGGCATGGTATTTTCCTTGATGGGTTCTGTCTGGAATCTCAGTTTCATTacagattttttgggtttttcttatTCAAAAGATTTTGATCCCTTTACTgaattggggttttttttttttatttggcagaATCACTGGAATTGTCATGTTTCTTGATGGATTTTATCTGAATTTCTGTTCCATTACAGATTTCTTCTAATTTGttgaatttcatttttcaagattttgaaaactttttttgaaTTGGGTTTTGTGCTTTTGTAGAATCGTTAGCATTGTTATATTGTGTTGATGGGTTTCATGTGAAATTTCAGTTCCATTACTTATTTCTTCTAATTCCTTgaatttttcttgtattcttctGTCTTGAATTTTACGTTGTTTAGACATTGACTGTATTAATGTTATCGACTGTTTCATTCCATAGTAGCTAGAAAGAAGCCAGGAAGTCTGTTATCACCTCAGAATCCTATATTTGCAGATCCAATGCCACTGAAATTTACATGCTTTCATACACTTTCCATACATATAGATTCCTTAGAATACTTCTGCATTTGcagatctttcttttttttctactgctattaatatttttgtctaattaGCCAATCAAAAGTTTTTATGTGTTGGAATAGGTCAGAGATTTTAGGTTTGATTGCTTGGCCAATGGATagaatttttgtgttttttttatcaGAAGTGTCCTAGCTCGCCTTGTATCTCAGTCTAGCATGTTATCGGTGTTAGGGAATTCTTTGAAAGTTTTTAGGGGATAGTTAGGTGCTTCTCATGATATTCTTTGTATGTTGAACACCATGGAGCTTCAATGCTTGATGTTTTATTGGTCAAGAAAGTTGTTGTAGTTCATGaggtctctttctttctttttcttcatatatgTTACCTATTCCAAGCAATAatgttttgagtggactaataaaattgattttcttttttctttctaaaggACTACAAGATGGTGTGCCTTTATGGGAAAAGAAATTTTGCACTTTGGTTGGATCAATACCATGGGGGAAGGTAGTAGACGCCAAGAAGTTTATGTATTGCCACAACAATATACTTAGTTGGGATGATTCTGCGGGTGAAGAGGCATTTCAAAATGCGAAAAAACGTTTTTGGGCAAAGATCAATGGACTCCAATGCGATATCTCTCTTCCTGATCCGGATGTTTATATTGATGACATAGATTGGAACCCTACCATTGATCCTGAACTGATTAAGGAATTGGATCGAAATTGGTTTGCTCCTGATGAGGAAGAAAGGAATACAAAGGGGTGgcgtaaaaacaaaaagacaaaaaactcAGTGTCTGATCCTTCAGAAGGGCACAATATGAACCATGAAAATAATGACAATCCTTGGGAATGCAACAATATGCAGGATAGTGgagcttcaaaaaaaaaagcacaggGATGGAACCAATGGGAAGACAATAAAAATGATTCAAGAAATTTGAATAATGGCGACAATCCTTGGGAACCCGGCCTTGCTCAATGCAATGGAGGTATGATGGACAACGCATGGGCTCATTGTGGCGACAAGTCATGGGGTTGGAATAAGGTGGGAAACCATGTCAACCAACCAAGGAATTGGGACAAAGGTGGCAATTCTTGGGAGCATGGCTGTCAGGCTGTGGTCTCAGTGAAGGATAAAGGATGGGGTGATCGTGGGAATAAAGCTTGGGGCTGGAACCAGCAGGAGCCAAAGAATTTGTATAATAGTAACCATCCTTGGGAAAGCAGGTTTAATCCAAATCCAAATAGAGGATGGAGAGATTGTGGGGGAAATGCACGGGATTGGAAACAGTGGGACAatgataataattataataatgagCTAAAGCATGGGGAATTTAGAAGAACTGGTGAAGGTTGGGGAACCAGGGTTGAGGGTTCCTGGA from Corylus avellana chromosome ca1, CavTom2PMs-1.0 encodes the following:
- the LOC132184740 gene encoding uncharacterized protein LOC132184740, which codes for MGNWRNRPPRRIFRQPRAPWPPPEPHDPGPPPGLQDGVPLWEKKFCTLVGSIPWGKVVDAKKFMYCHNNILSWDDSAGEEAFQNAKKRFWAKINGLQCDISLPDPDVYIDDIDWNPTIDPELIKELDRNWFAPDEEERNTKGWRKNKKTKNSVSDPSEGHNMNHENNDNPWECNNMQDSGASKKKAQGWNQWEDNKNDSRNLNNGDNPWEPGLAQCNGGMMDNAWAHCGDKSWGWNKVGNHVNQPRNWDKGGNSWEHGCQAVVSVKDKGWGDRGNKAWGWNQQEPKNLYNSNHPWESRFNPNPNRGWRDCGGNARDWKQWDNDNNYNNELKHGEFRRTGEGWGTRVEGSWKREGSHPYVATKSSKYQGIGNQRGDCWRRGQTKKRVSFAP